The Agrococcus sp. SGAir0287 DNA window GGGAGCCGGTGCGCGGCAGGAAGATCGGCGGGATCGTGCCGAGGTCGACGTCCTGCCACGCATCCTGCAGCACGAGCTTCACGTCGAAGACCGAGTCGACGTCGGCGCCCGCGGGCGTGAACCGAGCCACGACATCCGGCACCTCGGCGGCGAAGCGCGCGAGCGCCTCCCCCGAGGCATCCGCGAACGCGTACAGCCGCCAGCGCCCATCTGCCCGGTGGTGGTGGCCGAGCTGCACGAAGTTCGCATCCGCCACGCGCGCGACCGGGTAGGACTTGAAGCGCTTGCCGATCGGGAAGCCGGCGGCGAGCGCCTGGTGCTCGGCGGTGCCGGTGATCATCGACGGCTCGTATTGCGTGCGGAAGCCGTAGAGGAACTCCGCCTGGTCGACGTAGAAGCGCGTCATCTCGTCGGGGTCGGTGAGCTCGGCGGTCTTCTTCGCCATGAGGCTCGACCACTGCTTGTCGTAGTCGATGAGGTTCTGCGCCACCACCTGCCGCTCGGCGGAGTAGGTGGCGAGCAGCTCGTGCGGGCTCTGGCCGGTGAGCACGGCGCCGAGCTTCCAACCGAGGTTGAAGCCGTCCTGCATCGACACGTTCATGCCCTGCCCGGCCTTCGCCGAGTGCGTGTGGCACGCGTCGCCGGCGATGAACACGCGCGGTTCGCGCTCGCTGCCGTCCGCATCCACGCCGTCGTCGAAGCGATCGCAGAGGCGGTGCCCGACCTCGTAGACCGAGTACCAGGCGACGTCCTTCACCTCGAGCGTGTACGGCGAGAGGATGGCGTTCGCGCGGGCGATCGTGTCGTGGATGGTCGTCTGGCGGATGCGGCCGGCGTCGTCGGCGGCGACCTCGCCGAGGTCGACGTAGAAGCGCGCCAGGTGTCCGCCCTCGCGCGGGATGAGCAGGATGCTGCCCGCCTCTGACTGGATGGCGCACTTCATGCGCACGTCGGGGAAGTCGGTGACGGTGAGCACGTCCATGACGCCCCAGGCGTGGAAGGCCTGGTCACCCTGCAACTGCCGCCCCATCGAGCGGCGCACGCCGCTGCGTGCGCCGTCGCAGCCGACGACGTACTTTGCGCGGATGGTGCGCGTCGGGCGGTCGTCCTCACCGCTGATCGCCGCTCCCGAACCGCTCGCCACCCCAGAGTCGCTCGACGCTCCAGAAGCGCTTGCCGTCCCAGAACCGCTCGTTGAGGAGCGAACGGAGCTTGCGGAGTTCGCGTCTCGAAGCGAGCCCCCAAGAGACTCATCCGCCGTCGCTTCGTTCACCGCCAGCCGCGCCGCCTCGGCCCCGAGCCCGGTCGCGGCGGCAAGCGCCGCATCCTCCGCCTCGCTTGTCGCGCCGGAGTCGCGGATGGTGACGAGCACGGAATGCGTCGGGTGGTCATCCCGCTCCTGGCTCACGAACTCGATACCGAAGTCGGGCTGGATGCGCGCCGGCCCATGCAGCGCGGCCTCGGCGAAGTAGTCGAGCACGCGCGCCTGGTTGACGATGAGGTGCTCGAACTCGCTGATGCCGTTGGGGTCGTCGTCGGTGCGCTTGGTGCGGTGGATCTTCGTGGGGTCGTCGTCGCGCGGCCCCCAGAAGCTCGTGGAGGTGATGCGGTACGCCTCCTGCGTGATGCGCTCCGCGAAGCCGAACGCCTGGAACGTCTCGACGCTGCGCGCCTGGATGCCGTCGGCCTGCCCCACCTTCAGCCGCCCCGTGCGCCGCTCGATGATGCGCGTGGTGACGGACGGGTACTGCGAGAGCTGCGCCGCGAGCAGCATGCCGGCCGGCCCGGAGCCGACGATCAAAACGTCGATTTCGTCGGGGATCTCGGTCGGCCGATCGATGCCCGTGCCCGCGGCGGGCCGGATGCGGGGGTCGCCGGAGACGTACCCGTCGTGATGGAACTGCATCGGTCCTCGATTCGACTCCGTTGCCGCGAGCAAAGATCGTTCTTTATTGGAACGATGCGTTCTGCTTCTGAGAAAAAGATAGGGCCGACGCGCCTTAACAACAAGCACCCAGGGGATGACCGAGCGACCGATGCCGGTGAGCAACCAAACGCCTCTCGACGGACAGCCGTAGCTTCGACCGATCGGCTCACGCCACAGGTGCTCAGCGGCTAACGTCGCCCCAGCCCGGGGGATCCGCCGTTGACCACGCTACGAATGCCTGCTCCGTACAACGTCCTCGCCGCGCACGAGGGCTTCGCTGTCACGCGGGCGACCGAGCGGCGGGCGCGCTTGTCAGCGCGTCGCTCCTTCGCCGTCTTCCTTCCGCCCGCTGACGCCCTCGCGAGGGCGTCTTCCGCCTTCAACAGATCCAAGAGCTCCTTCAGCTCACGAAGTTCTTCACGCCCAAGGCCACGGTTGGACCGGCGCTCGAGCAGGACGCGCACGCGATCGAACCGCTGCGCACGTCGTCGCTCGAGCGCCGCGCGCATCGCCTTCTTGCTCATCTCTGCTCCGTTCAGCGCGGCCGGGAGCGCACATACGGGACGGTTTCGGGGCCGTCCCAGTCCGGACGTCGACGGCTCGCGAACACATTTGGCGTCGCGTGAACTTGCCTGGGCACGGGAGCGTCAGCGCGGGGCGCACGCCGCGCAGACGACGCGGGTGGTGCCGACAGCGCTTCCTCTCGCGCAGCCTCCGCCTGGAGGTGACGCTCGGCCTCACGCAGCGAAACCGCAAGCGCCGCTGCCTGCTCTTCACCCCACGCTCTGTCGAGCGGCAAGGTGCTCGCCCAGGCCTTCGCCTCAGTCAGCGACCCCGCGGCATTCACCTGGTGCACCACCTCGCCTCGATGGCGGTGCTCGTATGGCCTACCCGAAACTCGCACCTGCCAGATCCGCTGCTCACCTCGCCCCTCGCCGATGCGCACGATCGACGCACCCTCGACTTGGTCACACTGGTAGCGACCGGGGCGCACCATGGTCCAGGTCCACTTTGGCTGAGCGACTCGTCGGTCGCTGTCGATGCGATGAGACGAGTTCGAGGTGGGCACACGTGCACCTTAGACGCCTCCCCTGACACGATGTCGCGGACACGAGGGTTCTCGCTCGAGCGAGGCTCGGCGCAGGAGCGCCGCGCGGGCGCCCACGAGATGTGCGGCATGAGCACCGCCCTCTTCGGAAGAGCGGTCACAGCCGCCGACTAGCCGCACGCAGATGCACGCCGTCAGCTCTTGCCTTGAGCACCCCGCTCGGCGAGCAAGGGCGCCTCGCAATCGGCCAAGCGCCGAGGGCTGCGACTCGTGAGCCCGCGTCGACGGTAGCGACACCGTCCGACACGGCCCGTCGCCGTCGCCCGCGTCTCGCGACTGCCCCGCAGTCGGCTCGGGTTACGCTGCGTTCGACACCGTGTTGCGCGGTCGCACGCCTAGGAGGCAAGTCGTGGATTCGTATCAGTTCGTCCCGCTCGGCGAGACCGGCTTTCGCTGCACCGTCGTCTCGACCGAGAAGGGCGTCAGCCGTCACATCGAGCTCGCGGTCGACGACGTGACGACGGATGCAGAACCGAGGCTGACTGGGGACGAGGAGTTCATCGCCAACGACGCTCTGCGCGAGAACCTCCTGAACTACGGCGTCAACGAGCATGGAGCGCGCAAGACCGAGGACGACGAGCAGCGCAAGGCCTTCGCGAAGGCATCGGAGCGCAACGCGAAGGTCGCGCTGCAGCTCGCGGAGTTCATGCACTACGGCTCCTATCGGGCTCGCCGCGGATGGTGCTCGTGCTGCTTCGTCGAGACGACGCACCGGGAGGTCGATGGACCCTTTTCGCCGTCGGTCTACCTGTGCTCGGGATGCGGCGCGGCGACGACGCCGTGCTTCGCCGCCAACTGCCGCTACATGGCCCGGCGTCATCACTTCTCGGTCGGACTCGCCGCGTTCTGCAGCGAGCACCGCCACGAGATCCGCAGCTTCGAGCGTGCGAACGAGCGGTACGCCGACCTCGACGCCATCGACGATCTCCGCACGTTCGATGCCCCGAACCTGGCGCTCGCCACGAAAGCCGTCCTCTACGCGGGCGTCGGCGCAGCCGTCCTCGGCCCTGCAGTCTTCTTCATGGCTCCCGCGATCGGTGGAGCACTCGGAGCGAGCGGACTCATCGGTCCAGCGCTCAGCGGTGCCGCTGCCTCGAGCCACGGACTCGCGGTGCTCGGTGGAGGTTCGCTGGCAGCCGGCGGCTTCGGCATGGCCGGCGGCACGGCGGTCGTGACGGCGTCGGGCGCTGCCCTCGGCGGGAGCCTGAGCGCAGTGGCCGCCACCGCGTACCTCGAGGACGACGACTCCTTCGCCATCGAGAAGTTGCGGGATGGCGTCGGCAGCCCGGTGCTGGTGGCCTCTGGATTCCTGACCCAGAAGCGCGACGGCTGGCACGACTGGGAGCGGATCGTGACCGTGCGCTATGCCGACAACCCGGTCTACCGCGTGCACTGGGGCGCCAAGGAGCTGGCGGCATTCGCCGTGCTCGCAGGGGGCATGGGCGGCAAGGTCGCTGCCAGTGTCGGCCTGCGCGCATTCGCGATGCAGGCATGGAAGAAGGGCGCCAACCTGATTCCGCCCCTCGGTGCAGCGCTCATCGCGTACGAGGTCGCGACCAACCCGTGGCTGCTTGCCAGGAACAGGACGAAGCAGACGGCGGCCGTGCTCGCCGACCTCCTTGCGCGAGTCGAGTCCGCGCCGTTCATCCTGATCGGCCACAGCCTCGGAGCACGGATGATGCTCGCGACCGCCGAGATCCTCGCGACGAAGCCTGGGCCCGCGCTGGTCGAGGATGTGCACCTCCTCGGCGCTGCCGTCGGCGTGGGAGGTGACTGGAAGGACCTCGACTCGAGCGTGCGTGGCACCGTCTTCAACTACCACTCGACACGGGACGAGGTGCTCGGCCGGATCTACCGCACCGCCGAGCTCGGGAAGCGCGCCGTGGGCCAGGTGGGCTTCGGGACCTCGTTCCAGAACATCGTCGACGTCGATGTCAGCGAGTCGGTCGCCAAGCACTCGGCGTACCACGACTTCGTCGAGCTTCGCGCTCGCCGCTGAGGGGCTGGCTCAGGGGCGGACGAGCCGCTCGAGCATCGCTTGCGTCTCCGGGTCGGTGGAGTAGATCGAGACCCCGCGCATGCCGCGCGTGAGCAGCACCTTGTAGGTGTTGAGCACGGCGCGCGTAAACTGCTCCGGCTCCGCCTTCTTCACCTGCGAGTCGTGGCTGAACTCGGGACGCGCGACCCAGCGGTCCTCGCGCCAGACGAGATCGTCGGCGATGATGACGCCTGCGTAGTCGTACTCGAAGCCCTGCGCCGTGTACACGCACCCGACCTGATCGAAGCCGGCGGGGTCGCTCGCCCAGAAGGGCGTTCCGGGGGCGTCGCCGACCTTCGTGTCCTTCTTGTTGTTCCAGGGCCGCTGCCAGTCGCCGATGACGACGTCGTTGGGCAGCGAACCGCCCTTCGCGTCGCTCCATCTCCACGCATACCCCGCGGCGATGCGAGCGTTGTAACCATCAGCCAACCGCTTGCGGAGTGCTTCCTCGATCGCGCTCGGGCGCGAGTAGACGGAGACGTCGAACCGGTCGTCGCCCTCCCACGGGGTCGGCCCACCGGGCTCGAGCCCGAGCAAGCGGAGGACCCAGTGCTCATAGGCCCGACTGCCGCCGAGCCGGAACTGGCCGTCGAGGTCGATGTGCCGGACGCTGAGATGCTTGCGGTCCGCCGCGGCTCGGATGTCTGCGAGCGTGCCGATCTCACCCGGACGCACCACCTGATGCTCGTCGAGCAGGAAGACTGGGACACGCGCAGCATCGATCAGCTCGCCCACCTGCGGTCGATCGGTCCGGAGCGCAGCACTCGTGTAGCGGTTCGCCGAGGTCCTGCGGATGCGGTGTGCTTCGTCGCAGATGAGCACGTCGATGCCGTTGGGCTCGGCCGCCATGTACGAGTTGAAGTACTTGAAGAGCTCCTGCACGCGCTTGTTCTGCTTGCCCGCGACCTTGCGGAGCGTCTTGGTGAACGCGCTCGATCCGGTCGCGTGCATCGCCGTGCGGCCCTGACGGGCGAGCTCACCGAGCAGCGACAGCGCGATCACGCTCTTGCCGGAGCCGGGGCCACCGGTGACGACGATGACTTCCTTGGTGTTGGCGCGCATCGCCGCGTCGACAGCCCGCATCACGAGCGAGTACGCCACCTGCTGCTCGTCGAGGAGCACGAACTGCTCGCGCTGCTGCACCTCTTCGGCCGCCACCTTCAGCAAGTGCTTGCTCGGACGCACCGCAGAGCCGAGCAGCTGATCGGCCGCGACGCCGCCATCGGCACTCAGACAGGACTGCAGATGCCGCAGCCACTCACCTCGTCGCTGAGCGGTGAACATCCGGCCCTCCGACGCTTGCGGATGTGCCCAGAGGTCTCCGAGGTCGCGATCGGTGGCGTTGTGGAGATAGGCGACGCCTGCGACTCGGGTCGCGTCGTCGTCGAGCGAGGCGACGAAGTCCTGGAGGTAGCGGGTGTAGCCGTCGACCTGAGCGATCGGATGCAGCCGTTCGCTACCGTCCATCACGACGACGTCATCGGTGCCGTCAAGCATCCTGGCCGCTGCCCATTGCTTGAGCTCGACGACGAGGTACGAGAGCTCGCCCGTGCTCGGATGCGCGCCGCACAGCACGACGTCGGCGCGCTTGCTCGTCAGCGGGAGCTGATACTCGACCAGTACCTCGAGGTCCGCGAGTCCAGCATCGACGAGATCGTTCGAGAGCACGTCGAGGCTCCGCTTCCACGACCGCTGCTCGGCCAAGCTCGGTCGCTGCTGCAGCTGGAAGCGGAACTGCTCGGAGAGCACGTCGACGATCTCATCCGACTCGGCGAGAGCACGCAACGACGACACGGACCCGCGGAAGAGCGGCACGACGACACCCCTGGAAGCACGATGACTTCCCGCTCGGGTGGAGGCTTGTCAGCGAGACGCGCCTGTCGGGCCGGACGGACTTGCGTCCGAGGCTACTCCGCGTTGCGCGCTCGATTTACCAGCAGTTGACCTCAGTAAGGTCGAACTCGCCCGCGAAGCCGGTGAAGTTCTCGAGCATCACCGCTCCGGTGCCGCCCGGTCGGAGAGAGCCAAGCGTGGCGTTGGTGAATCCCACCACCGTAGAACCACTGACGATGTTGGCCTCGACGTAGACCATCGATGGGCACGTGGCGTCCAGCGAGACGATGTACAAGGCAGCGCAATCCCAGTATCCGCAGGTGTAGTCGGTCGTCGGCGCCCACTGCACATAGAGCCCCGGTGTGCCAGCTGGTGTGAGTCCAAGCTCCGCTGCGAGTGCCTGCTCCTCCTCGAGTTCCCGAGCTGCTTGATCCGCCGCAGCGGCCGCCGCAGCCGCTGCGGCTTCCTGCTGGTGCTCCTGCTCGACGCGATCGGCATGCTCCTCAAGAGCGGTGTCAAGTCGCGTCTCGGCGTCTGTCAGAGCTCCCTGCGCAGCCGCAAGTGTTGCGTTGGCTGCGTACGCGAATGCACCGACTCCACTCGCGAGCAACAGCACTGCGACGAGCACGAAGGCATAGGTGCGCATCGAGAGGCCACGTCGCTCGCTCACTGCAGCTCCTCGATCTGCAACTCGATGTCGATGACCGCATCGCGGATCGACTCCGCCTGACCGGTCCATTCAATTCCGAGCCAGAGGAAACTCGCGCCGACGATCACTCCCACGGCCATTGAAGTGACCGCTGCCCAGAAGGGCACCGTACGGACGGGTCGACGCTGGTTCGCTCCGTCGATGCCATTGAGAAGGTTGGGGTCGTCCGCCACGGCCGACGCCTTGGTTGGGCGAGCCGAGCGCGCGATGGCAGCCAGGACGGCGTTCGCCTCCTCGTCGAGCAAAGCATCCGCGTCCGGCGAGGGCGACCAGCCGGCAGGTCGCGCGGGTCGGACGCCCGTACGAATGAGCTCACCGATCTCGTCTGGAGTCAGACGAGATGGCCATTCCTGGATCGCCATGAGACACCTCTCCGAAGTTGAGAGATCATCGCATAGACGACTGACAGCGCGCAGCGATGGCGGCTGACGAGACACCTCGACGATCGGTGTCGTACCAGGGGTACGCTGAGCGAAATTCAGTGTCGCAACTCGCGAGCGCGAGAGATGGAGAGGCATGGATCTCGAGGTCGTAGGCGGCGGCTCCAGTGCCGTCGCATCATCGTCGCATGCTGCGTGCGCCCGCTTTCGCGGCACCGATCCGCTGATTACCGGGCTGACGCGCCGCAACCTCGCGAAGGCAGTGGGCTTCGAGGACGCGTCGGGCGCGATTCCCAGCGCTCGGTGGATGCGAGCGATGACCTTCGAACGGCTCGTGCGCAACGAGGCGTTCGCAAGCCAGGTCGCGACCAGGACGGTCGGCGCGCTGAAGCTCGAGCGGCCGGCGGCGGTCGCGACCGTCGACGCGCACTCCAATGTTGACGCCACTGCCTCCGCCCTACGCGATGCGCACGAACGCGCTCTGCAGGACGGCACGGCGACCCTCATCTTCCAGTTGGCGGTGCCGTTCGTCGGCTACGAGCACACTCGCGCCACCGACGTGAAGCCGGACTTCGCGGTCGTGGCTCGAGCGTCAGCCGACTCGACCTGGCTCGTCATGGGCGACGCGAAGGACTACGAACGCGTACGGTCGCGCATCGATGACGCCCGTCTTATGAAGGGGTTCCTGCAGGTCGCCGTCGGCGCGGCGTCTGCGCGAGCGTGGTCGCAGCTGCCCGACAGCCAGGAGGTCCATACCTTTGGCGTGCTCGCGGTGCCCCGCAACGCCTTCCTGCAACCCGAGCCGATCGTCGAGAACCTCGCCGACTACGACAACGAGGTCACGCTCCGCATCAGCGAGCGCCGGCGTGAGGCCGCCGAGTCCGGCTACACGCCGGATCAGTCGGTCGTCGATCACGTCCGCCACCTCGAGGCGACCTACGATCCCGCCGCCTGCACGACGTGCACGCTCTTCTCCTACTGCCGCGACGAGCTCCGGCGGTCGTCGGCGCCGAACGACTTGCTCATCGAGCTCGGTGTACCGAGGGCCGTACGCGCCCAGGCCCTCGGTCTCGTCGACGGTTCCACGCCCGTCGGTGCGATCCCCGCCTCGACCGCAGCGAACATCACCGCGACCCTGACCGGCCATGCGCAGTCGACGGGTCAGCGACGCGTCGATCAAGCGGGCCAGCCGGGCACGGTCAATCTCGTGCTCGCCAAGTCCGACGGTGCGGCGTTGGGCGTGCACGGGATCGGCATCCAGCGAATCCCTCGCGAAGGCCGCGGGGAGTGGGAGTACAGCACCT harbors:
- a CDS encoding DUF2075 domain-containing protein, with product MLSEQFRFQLQQRPSLAEQRSWKRSLDVLSNDLVDAGLADLEVLVEYQLPLTSKRADVVLCGAHPSTGELSYLVVELKQWAAARMLDGTDDVVVMDGSERLHPIAQVDGYTRYLQDFVASLDDDATRVAGVAYLHNATDRDLGDLWAHPQASEGRMFTAQRRGEWLRHLQSCLSADGGVAADQLLGSAVRPSKHLLKVAAEEVQQREQFVLLDEQQVAYSLVMRAVDAAMRANTKEVIVVTGGPGSGKSVIALSLLGELARQGRTAMHATGSSAFTKTLRKVAGKQNKRVQELFKYFNSYMAAEPNGIDVLICDEAHRIRRTSANRYTSAALRTDRPQVGELIDAARVPVFLLDEHQVVRPGEIGTLADIRAAADRKHLSVRHIDLDGQFRLGGSRAYEHWVLRLLGLEPGGPTPWEGDDRFDVSVYSRPSAIEEALRKRLADGYNARIAAGYAWRWSDAKGGSLPNDVVIGDWQRPWNNKKDTKVGDAPGTPFWASDPAGFDQVGCVYTAQGFEYDYAGVIIADDLVWREDRWVARPEFSHDSQVKKAEPEQFTRAVLNTYKVLLTRGMRGVSIYSTDPETQAMLERLVRP
- a CDS encoding DUF726 domain-containing protein gives rise to the protein MDSYQFVPLGETGFRCTVVSTEKGVSRHIELAVDDVTTDAEPRLTGDEEFIANDALRENLLNYGVNEHGARKTEDDEQRKAFAKASERNAKVALQLAEFMHYGSYRARRGWCSCCFVETTHREVDGPFSPSVYLCSGCGAATTPCFAANCRYMARRHHFSVGLAAFCSEHRHEIRSFERANERYADLDAIDDLRTFDAPNLALATKAVLYAGVGAAVLGPAVFFMAPAIGGALGASGLIGPALSGAAASSHGLAVLGGGSLAAGGFGMAGGTAVVTASGAALGGSLSAVAATAYLEDDDSFAIEKLRDGVGSPVLVASGFLTQKRDGWHDWERIVTVRYADNPVYRVHWGAKELAAFAVLAGGMGGKVAASVGLRAFAMQAWKKGANLIPPLGAALIAYEVATNPWLLARNRTKQTAAVLADLLARVESAPFILIGHSLGARMMLATAEILATKPGPALVEDVHLLGAAVGVGGDWKDLDSSVRGTVFNYHSTRDEVLGRIYRTAELGKRAVGQVGFGTSFQNIVDVDVSESVAKHSAYHDFVELRARR
- a CDS encoding FAD-dependent monooxygenase; translation: MQFHHDGYVSGDPRIRPAAGTGIDRPTEIPDEIDVLIVGSGPAGMLLAAQLSQYPSVTTRIIERRTGRLKVGQADGIQARSVETFQAFGFAERITQEAYRITSTSFWGPRDDDPTKIHRTKRTDDDPNGISEFEHLIVNQARVLDYFAEAALHGPARIQPDFGIEFVSQERDDHPTHSVLVTIRDSGATSEAEDAALAAATGLGAEAARLAVNEATADESLGGSLRDANSASSVRSSTSGSGTASASGASSDSGVASGSGAAISGEDDRPTRTIRAKYVVGCDGARSGVRRSMGRQLQGDQAFHAWGVMDVLTVTDFPDVRMKCAIQSEAGSILLIPREGGHLARFYVDLGEVAADDAGRIRQTTIHDTIARANAILSPYTLEVKDVAWYSVYEVGHRLCDRFDDGVDADGSEREPRVFIAGDACHTHSAKAGQGMNVSMQDGFNLGWKLGAVLTGQSPHELLATYSAERQVVAQNLIDYDKQWSSLMAKKTAELTDPDEMTRFYVDQAEFLYGFRTQYEPSMITGTAEHQALAAGFPIGKRFKSYPVARVADANFVQLGHHHRADGRWRLYAFADASGEALARFAAEVPDVVARFTPAGADVDSVFDVKLVLQDAWQDVDLGTIPPIFLPRTGSLGLVDYEKVYAAIAPRDCQPAAPKMAVGTDPDADIFDAREVSRDGAMVLVRPDMYVAAVLPLDAVGELEGFVRAAFAEHR